In a single window of the Neospora caninum Liverpool complete genome, chromosome VIIa genome:
- a CDS encoding putative SF-assemblin, with amino-acid sequence MGGPCTMAGAAGSCSGEAGKSERLRMQLSSVGERFIGFKTSIADDTRRRRMMEEQRFQEVKESIARLEKALNSEIKRRVEANRTLQRVAEQMANEMLERLQTRIAKQIEKLTISMDLLITRCEGLERNLAQMKGELPSKLAQETVALVSELMTLKEQFELEKKGSIDREQMLVKRLNELQYGLDARLEAEIALRQEQLNHLKKDVEQLVRGDESHEQFRTFIVEELQAMKSGLALATQAREQSDDEIIHAINQYTTALQKGLRNITSR; translated from the exons ATGG GAGGTCCTTGCACCATGGCGGGGGCTGCGGGATCGTGCAGCGGGGAGGCCGGGAAATCAGAGAGGCTGCGGATGCAGCTGAGTAGTGTCGGTGAGCGTTTCATTGGTTTCAAGACTTCTATTGCTGACGacacgaggagaaggcggatGATGGAAGAGCAAAGATTTCAG GAAGTCAAAGAGAGCATTGCAAGGCTAGAGAAGGCCCTAAATAGCGAAATCAAACGCAGAGTGGAAGCGAATCGTACGCTGCAGCGAGTGGCAGAGCAGATGGCGAACGAGATGCTCGAACGACTGCAGACTCGGATTGCAAAGCAGATAGAGAAGTTAACG ATCTCTATGGACCTGCTTATTACCAGATGCGAGGGTCTCGAGAGAAACCTTGCTCAGATGAAAGGTGAACTACCTAGCAAGCTGGCG CAGGAGACTGTTGCTCTCGTCAGTGAGTTGATGACACTCAAGGAGCAGTTTGAgctcgagaaaaagggaagtATTGACCGAGAGCAGATGCTGGTGAAACGGTTGAATGAACTGCAGTACGGGCTTGACGCCAGACTCGAGGCGGAGATTGCTCTGCGGCAGGAGCAACTAAATCATCTAAAAAAAGACGTCGAACAGCTCGTGAG gggagacgagagccaTGAGCAATTCCGAACGTTTATTGTGGAAGAATTACAAGCAATGAAAAGTGGACTTGCTCTAGCGACACAGGCTCGCGAGCAGTCGGACGACGAAATCATCCAT GCCATCAACCAGTATACGACAGCGTTACAAAAGGGCCTACGAAATATAACGAGCCGCTGA